One Rhizobiales bacterium GAS188 DNA window includes the following coding sequences:
- a CDS encoding 2-keto-4-pentenoate hydratase/2-oxohepta-3-ene-1,7-dioic acid hydratase (catechol pathway) has translation MWALATARIDGRATPCLRVDGRLHPLPAQAKGEALPGSVVEILADWPRHEAKLAALATTLGTQGAVEAELLAPILYPGKVLCAGANYYDHMAEMGFPGVKKETQRLFFFMKPPRNAVVGPGPTVRMPRGTKKFDWEVELAAVIGRTARYVTPETALSHVAGYTVAIDLSARDFNQAPDQFYKLDWVAGKANDSCCPLGPWIVPASAFGDPQQAKLKLSVNGELKQDSDAGQMIYSVAEQIARASEIMTLDPGDVVLTGTPAGVGVPKGTFLKVGDRIDAEIEGIGALSVVVAGEA, from the coding sequence ATGTGGGCATTGGCGACGGCGCGGATCGACGGGCGGGCGACGCCTTGCCTGCGGGTCGATGGCAGATTGCATCCCTTGCCGGCTCAGGCGAAGGGCGAGGCTTTGCCCGGCTCGGTCGTCGAGATCCTGGCCGATTGGCCGCGCCACGAAGCAAAGCTCGCGGCGCTCGCGACGACGCTCGGCACCCAAGGTGCGGTTGAGGCGGAGCTGCTGGCGCCCATCCTCTATCCGGGGAAGGTGCTGTGCGCCGGCGCCAATTACTATGACCACATGGCCGAGATGGGCTTCCCGGGCGTCAAGAAAGAGACGCAGCGCCTGTTCTTTTTCATGAAGCCGCCGCGCAACGCCGTGGTCGGGCCTGGCCCCACGGTGCGCATGCCGCGCGGCACCAAGAAATTCGACTGGGAGGTCGAGCTCGCGGCCGTCATCGGCCGGACGGCGCGCTATGTCACGCCCGAGACGGCGCTCTCGCATGTGGCGGGCTATACGGTCGCGATCGATCTCTCGGCACGCGACTTCAACCAGGCTCCCGACCAGTTCTACAAGCTCGACTGGGTCGCCGGCAAAGCCAATGACAGCTGTTGCCCGCTCGGGCCCTGGATCGTGCCTGCCTCCGCCTTCGGGGATCCGCAACAAGCCAAGCTCAAGCTGTCGGTGAATGGCGAGCTCAAGCAGGACAGCGATGCCGGCCAGATGATCTATTCGGTCGCCGAGCAGATCGCCCGCGCCTCTGAGATCATGACGCTCGATCCGGGCGATGTGGTGCTGACCGGCACGCCGGCTGGCGTCGGGGTGCCCAAGGGCACTTTCCTCAAGGTCGGCGACCGCATCGACGCCGAGATCGAAGGCATCGGCGCGCTCTCGGTCGTGGTCGCGGGCGAAGCGTGA
- a CDS encoding transcriptional regulator, GntR family, translating into MTDAHLVSAPGRTLAEKVYETIKTDLLSGELVAGSALLTRDLLERYGSGISPLREALARLVGEQLLEATGHRGVRVPLFSADDLEDIYRIRIALEREALGLAMKRGDDEWEGAILAAGHRLEKAPLPETAGDTRLAVTAWEARHRAFHTSLISAAPAPRLLRLIAQMVDQTERYRALRLAFGDQGKLSRDIVSEHRALMEAVIGRDPTAPDLLARHLDRTCRMVASMLRKAGTRGGRG; encoded by the coding sequence ATGACAGACGCCCATCTCGTCTCCGCGCCGGGCCGCACCCTCGCCGAGAAGGTCTACGAGACCATCAAGACCGATCTCCTCTCGGGCGAGCTCGTCGCCGGCTCGGCGCTGCTCACGCGCGATCTCCTCGAGCGTTATGGGAGCGGCATCAGCCCGCTGCGCGAGGCCCTGGCGCGCCTCGTGGGCGAGCAGCTGCTCGAGGCGACCGGCCATCGCGGCGTGCGCGTGCCGCTGTTCTCAGCCGACGACCTCGAGGACATCTACCGCATCCGCATCGCGCTCGAGCGCGAGGCGCTGGGGCTCGCCATGAAGCGGGGCGACGATGAATGGGAAGGGGCGATCCTCGCCGCCGGCCATCGCCTCGAAAAGGCGCCGCTGCCGGAAACGGCCGGCGATACGCGATTGGCAGTGACCGCCTGGGAGGCACGCCATCGTGCCTTCCACACTTCCCTGATCTCGGCCGCGCCGGCGCCCCGGCTGTTGCGGCTGATCGCGCAGATGGTCGATCAGACCGAGCGCTATCGGGCGCTACGCCTCGCCTTCGGCGATCAGGGCAAGCTCAGCCGCGATATCGTCAGCGAGCACCGGGCCTTGATGGAGGCGGTGATCGGGCGCGATCCCACAGCGCCCGACCTGCTCGCCCGGCATCTCGACCGCACCTGCCGCATGGTGGCGTCGATGCTGCGCAAGGCGGGGACGCGCGGCGGACGCGGGTGA
- a CDS encoding Choline dehydrogenase: MFDHIIVGAGSAGCVLAMRLVEAGRRVLLLEAGPGDDILFVRMPATFVRVIGTERSFVYESEPAPEADQRALYIPQGRMLGGGSSLNAMVYMRGQKEDYDGWAASGCEGWSFAEVLPAFKRAEANERLAGALHGTQGPLRVSDPRYRHPLSLAFVRAAQQAGYRYNDDFNGERQEGVGFYQTTTMEGRRASTAATYLAAVRGRPGLTVVTGAEVTRILIEGGRAIGVAWRQKGTSHEALAEREVVVCAGALATPKLMMLSGIGPAAALASLGITLLHDAPEMGANYQDHLEVPVYGRARQPLSLLGQDRGLRALRHGVEWLGLGSGLLTSNVVESGGFFDTARTGRPDVQFHVLPVLVGDVGREAPGGHGITLNPCLLQPRSRGQLTLRSPDPADTIKLDSGALSAPEDVETLLRGVKLARQILRQPALAALIESEIAPVEGALAGSGEETMPAGSRRSDLPLDRRLPAGYSAASSDEVLEAHVLEAHVLEAHVLEAHVRSHAKTVYHPSGTCRMGSDAQAVVDLKLRVRGIEGLRICDASVMPGLISGNTNAPVVMIAERCAEFMLT, translated from the coding sequence ATGTTCGATCACATCATTGTCGGGGCGGGTTCGGCCGGCTGCGTCCTCGCCATGCGCCTCGTCGAGGCGGGTCGGCGCGTGTTGCTGCTCGAAGCAGGTCCCGGCGACGACATCCTGTTCGTGCGCATGCCGGCAACCTTCGTGCGCGTCATCGGCACCGAGCGCAGCTTCGTCTATGAAAGCGAGCCGGCGCCGGAGGCCGATCAGCGCGCGCTCTATATCCCGCAAGGGCGGATGCTGGGCGGCGGCTCCTCGCTCAACGCCATGGTCTATATGCGCGGCCAGAAGGAGGATTATGACGGCTGGGCGGCCTCCGGCTGCGAAGGCTGGTCCTTTGCCGAGGTGCTGCCGGCCTTCAAGCGGGCCGAGGCCAATGAACGGCTCGCAGGCGCGCTGCACGGCACGCAAGGGCCGTTGCGGGTCAGCGATCCACGCTACCGGCATCCCTTGTCGCTCGCCTTCGTGCGCGCCGCGCAGCAGGCGGGTTATCGCTACAATGACGACTTCAACGGCGAGCGCCAGGAGGGCGTCGGCTTCTACCAGACGACCACCATGGAGGGGCGCCGCGCCTCGACAGCCGCGACTTATCTCGCGGCAGTGCGCGGCCGCCCGGGCCTCACCGTCGTCACCGGCGCCGAGGTGACGCGCATCCTGATCGAGGGCGGGCGCGCCATTGGCGTCGCCTGGCGACAAAAGGGGACGAGCCATGAGGCGCTGGCCGAGCGCGAGGTCGTCGTCTGCGCCGGCGCGCTGGCGACGCCGAAGCTGATGATGCTGTCGGGCATCGGGCCTGCTGCCGCGCTCGCGTCGCTCGGCATCACGCTGCTGCACGATGCTCCCGAGATGGGCGCGAATTACCAGGACCATCTCGAAGTGCCGGTCTATGGCCGCGCCCGCCAGCCGCTCTCCCTGCTCGGCCAGGACCGTGGTCTCAGGGCGCTGCGCCACGGCGTCGAGTGGCTCGGCCTGGGCTCAGGCCTCCTGACCTCGAACGTGGTCGAGAGCGGCGGCTTCTTCGATACGGCAAGGACAGGCCGGCCGGATGTGCAGTTCCATGTGCTGCCGGTGCTGGTCGGCGATGTCGGCCGCGAGGCGCCGGGTGGACATGGCATCACCCTCAACCCCTGCCTGCTGCAGCCGCGCTCGCGCGGGCAGCTCACCCTGCGCTCGCCCGACCCCGCTGACACAATCAAGCTCGACAGCGGCGCCCTGTCGGCGCCCGAGGATGTCGAGACCTTGTTGCGCGGCGTCAAGCTCGCCCGCCAGATCCTGCGCCAGCCGGCGCTCGCGGCGCTGATCGAGAGCGAGATCGCGCCGGTCGAGGGCGCGCTGGCGGGAAGCGGCGAGGAGACGATGCCGGCTGGAAGCCGGCGGTCCGACCTTCCCTTGGACCGCCGGCTTCCAGCCGGCTACTCGGCGGCCTCGAGCGACGAGGTGCTCGAAGCCCATGTTCTCGAAGCCCATGTTCTCGAAGCCCATGTTCTCGAAGCCCATGTGCGCAGCCACGCCAAGACCGTCTACCACCCCTCGGGCACCTGCCGCATGGGTTCGGATGCGCAAGCCGTTGTCGATCTGAAATTGCGGGTGCGGGGCATTGAGGGGCTGCGCATCTGCGACGCCTCGGTCATGCCGGGGCTGATCTCGGGCAATACCAACGCGCCCGTGGTGATGATCGCCGAGCGCTGCGCGGAGTTCATGCTGACGTGA
- a CDS encoding NAD(P)-dependent dehydrogenase, short-chain alcohol dehydrogenase family: protein MRFASKTILITGGGTGIGAALARRAAREGANVVVTGRRIDKLREVAEETQGLAVAADAANAAEIGGVVAAAKQRFGSVDVLIANAGGHGVGPTLTMSDETWSTATRLNLGTAFVSARACLPELIASGGNIVVISSIAGLFAGPDAAGYVTMKHALIGLAKSLARDYGRKGVRTNTVCPGWVTTAMADEQMQMLVEKHGLADIAEAYALVTKDVPLGRPATPEEVASVALFLASPDAAMVNGATVTVDGGATVVDLPTLAFVD from the coding sequence ATGCGTTTTGCGTCGAAGACCATCCTGATCACGGGGGGCGGCACCGGAATCGGTGCGGCGCTGGCGCGCCGCGCCGCGCGGGAAGGCGCGAATGTCGTCGTCACGGGGCGCCGCATCGACAAGCTGCGCGAGGTGGCCGAGGAGACGCAGGGCTTGGCGGTGGCGGCCGATGCGGCAAATGCCGCCGAAATTGGGGGCGTGGTCGCCGCCGCCAAGCAGCGCTTCGGCTCGGTCGACGTGCTGATCGCCAATGCCGGTGGCCATGGGGTCGGGCCGACCCTCACCATGTCGGATGAGACGTGGTCGACCGCGACGAGGCTCAATCTCGGCACCGCCTTCGTGTCGGCGCGCGCCTGCCTGCCCGAGCTCATTGCGAGCGGCGGCAATATCGTCGTCATCTCCTCGATCGCCGGCCTGTTCGCGGGTCCGGACGCTGCCGGCTACGTGACCATGAAGCATGCGCTGATCGGCCTCGCGAAATCGCTGGCGCGCGACTATGGCCGCAAGGGTGTGCGCACCAACACCGTCTGCCCGGGCTGGGTGACGACCGCCATGGCCGATGAGCAGATGCAGATGCTGGTCGAGAAACACGGGCTCGCCGACATCGCCGAGGCCTATGCGCTGGTCACCAAGGACGTGCCGCTCGGCCGGCCGGCGACGCCCGAGGAAGTCGCCTCGGTGGCGCTGTTTCTCGCCTCGCCCGACGCCGCCATGGTCAATGGCGCGACCGTCACGGTCGATGGTGGCGCGACCGTCGTCGACCTGCCGACGCTCGCCTTCGTGGACTGA
- a CDS encoding Molybdenum cofactor biosynthesis protein F has protein sequence MSAIERPADWKNYDDFAAGIATNRLPSTQALTGTTHKISFDDGRVLDLAFANNGSVAWSDASGAGAESCDVVLVAPDTYFVDIAFASRPRQAETLIMNVATRRVLSVLAVIRDAALARGEPQVAQLFRSGILGESSMEPEAMRPAPSRDLIGLRAHYTYSPNHTYEHTYLSSQRYCWQCLVGVQRGHGDVDLTTTYKFDDDQYVFTFREFKIPVASVFFYNFKDMRSTGKFLGLTGAGAVENQKAGAFIRKASMTHYAPGQEPV, from the coding sequence ATGAGTGCCATCGAGAGGCCGGCCGACTGGAAGAATTACGATGATTTCGCCGCCGGCATCGCCACCAACCGGCTGCCCTCCACTCAGGCGCTGACCGGGACGACCCATAAGATCAGCTTCGATGACGGGCGCGTGCTCGACCTCGCCTTCGCCAATAATGGCAGCGTCGCCTGGTCGGATGCGAGCGGGGCGGGAGCCGAGAGCTGCGATGTGGTGCTGGTCGCGCCCGACACCTATTTCGTCGACATCGCCTTCGCGTCGCGGCCGCGCCAGGCCGAGACCCTGATCATGAACGTCGCGACGCGCCGGGTGCTGTCGGTGCTCGCCGTGATCCGCGACGCGGCGCTGGCGCGCGGCGAGCCGCAAGTGGCGCAGCTCTTCCGCAGCGGCATCTTGGGCGAAAGCTCGATGGAGCCCGAGGCCATGCGGCCGGCGCCGAGCCGCGACCTGATCGGGCTGCGCGCCCATTACACCTACAGCCCGAACCATACTTACGAGCACACCTACCTCTCCTCGCAGCGCTATTGCTGGCAGTGCCTGGTCGGCGTGCAACGTGGTCACGGAGATGTCGATCTCACCACGACCTACAAATTCGACGACGACCAATACGTCTTCACCTTCCGCGAATTCAAGATTCCGGTGGCCTCGGTGTTTTTCTACAACTTCAAGGACATGCGCTCGACCGGGAAGTTCTTGGGCCTGACTGGGGCGGGCGCGGTCGAGAACCAGAAAGCCGGCGCCTTCATCCGCAAGGCCTCGATGACCCATTACGCGCCGGGTCAAGAGCCTGTCTGA